In one window of Bemisia tabaci chromosome 6, PGI_BMITA_v3 DNA:
- the LOC109034712 gene encoding uncharacterized protein: MPKRSSVESRILTGRCNTRRMGMESAEDEVKTKGGELENLDPNITIVKMDGRASIGEMDPPTWTSNRCLTLIAAYKLRPCLWDPNDGYYFDRDRKAEAWGEISQEMDIPVTEIKRKMESLTSSFRREKGKHKRINESGRVYKSDWYAFKAFSFLMSREGKSKANNKSNDNDNENHHLTDQDSDNTSDIEKLTDFLTGENSERTSIPRKRKSGTHQTQLPKKLKDSTHELISEETVVPNGCAIWQTSVDDDDPTLMFTRYLGKKLNKYDPRTRATIIHDINQLIFQADMNAHPE; the protein is encoded by the exons ATGCCGAAGCGGAGCTCGGTGGAATCGCGGATTCTGACTGGGAGGTGCAACACCAGGCGGATGGGCATGGAATCGGCCGAGGATGAAGTCAAAACCAAGGGCGGCGAGCTGGAGAATTTGGACCCCAACATAACCATCGTCAAGATGGATGGAAG AGCCAGTATTGGAGAAATGGACCCACCCACATGGACGAGCAACAGGTGTTTGACCCTTATTGCAGCCTACAAATTAAGGCCCTGCCTATGGGATCCCAATGATGGCTATTACTTTGATCGAGACAGGAAGGCAGAGGCATGGGGTGAAATATCGCAAGAAATGGACATACCTGTCACTGAAATCAAGAGGAAAATGGAGAGCCTTACATCCTCCTTCCGACGAGAGAAAGGAAAGCATAAAAGGATCAACGAATCTG GAAGGGTGTACAAATCAGACTGGTATGCATTCAAAGCTTTCAGCTTTTTAATGAGCAGAGAAGGCAAATCAAAAGCGAATAATAAATCTAATGATAACGATAAT gaaaaccacCATCTCACCGATCAAGACTCAGATAACACTTCTGATATAGAGAAATTAACAGATTTCCTAACGGGAGAAAATTCTGAGCGGACATCAATACCAAGAAAACGGAAATCGGGAACTCATCAGACACAATtaccgaaaaaattgaaggactcCACACATGAATTAATCAGTGAGGAGACAGTGGTGCCCAATGGCTGTGCGATTTGGCAAACATCAGTAGATGATGATGATCCAACACTGATGTTCACGAGGTATCTAGGAAAGAAGTTGAACAAATATGATCCGCGGACGAGAGCGACTATAATCCATGACATAAACCAGCTGATATTCCAAGCTGACATGAATGCTCACCCTGAATAG
- the LOC109034705 gene encoding uncharacterized protein — MSQKKPELEERKHQWVADAIVFQETISRLLGYTEHHEVPEGRLEEKMKYYYKLIGNDSDPGKTWKAVTQRIRDETEASFSSRSQRCYYLKPIFISVIDLDFEKSGNCLVFRILKEKTGCCFYVDEARTYETWTDYLENNILPKLHLIYPYGGDYKARTEIVLAESVACSPVKLARKITKIFATTTALTSTVALAAVPFCPILAPAALGLYITAASSGVVMGVDGVVNLVDLAKHNESLNVTNSRALDAYLDIGSACGGLIRGGAATAASLLKSEAETLTKILRVIKIAGSTVQNVSLLVKCLNHEFGELSLDDLKAFCFSFLNTDLETAVGWAKPMIQLFLAGVAIYRGDPYTVFRTLRSAKDVAILVFSYVLPEILSYFGPQIKEMATYFGNLFCNQFRHRLPEIIDVKTFDRMGDDLLALIGKINTFFQIADPLDVKFNGVQFFLTFSISSIRIAWKALREHAECTKKRHSLTQPQLVQLWFQFMDLIKVRSPQHLINGTNYFLIQLEKCSLASITVLKRSSDLGTTCYPNPLSKWANLFTFENDPETQFNVDKPEFTMEGIAVHIFYSPNLGNELTKELKQDYRHKVECILRKKVTKENSKFDKNGNGRNALLNLSPCHEVRNVVFNRTVLKNGNAMVFVTTLKNGAGDRSAWEREMARRLYS, encoded by the exons ATGTCGCAGAAGAAGCCAGAATTGGAGGAACGAAAACAT caatgGGTCGCGGATGCGATCGTCTTTCAAGAGACGATAAGCAGACTGCTCGGCTACACAGAACACCACGAAGTCCCAGAAGGCCGcctggaagaaaaaatgaaatactatTACAAATTGATCGGAAATGATTCCGACCCCGGAAAAACGTGGAAAGCGGTGACGCAAAGAATCCGAGACGAAACAGAGGCATCGTTTTCCAGTAGGTCACAACGCTGTTACTATTTGAAGCCCATCTTCATAAGCGTCATCGATCTGGATTTCGAGAAATCGGGGAACTGTCTGGTATTCcgaattttaaaggagaaaacaGGTTGCTGCTTCTACGTCGACGAAGCTCGCACTTACGAGACGTGGACCGATTACTTGGAGAACAACATTTTACCCAAGTTACACTTGATTTATCCCTACGGAGGGGATTATAAAGCCCGAACGGAAATCGTTCTGGCAGAATCGGTGGCTTGCTCGCCTGTGAAACTAGCGAGGAAAATTACGAAGATATTCGCAACGACAACAGCTCTGACATCGACTGTTGCTCTAGCAGCCGTTCCTTTTTGCCCAATTCTTGCCCCTGCCGCGTTGGGCTTGTATATCACGGCTGCCAGCAGTGGTGTTGTCATGGGAGTGGATGGTGTCGTGAATCTGGTGGATTTAGCTAAGCACAACGAAAGCTTAAATGTCACCAATAGCCGTGCTCTCGATGCATACCTAGATATAGGCTCAGCTTGCGGTGGTCTTATCAGAGGTGGGGCTGCAACCGCTGCCTCACTTCTGAAAAGCGAAGCAGAGACGCTTACAAAAATATTAAGAGTCATAAAAATCGCTGGCAGCACAGTTCAGAATGTCTCATTACTCGTCAAATGTCTGAATCATGAGTTCGGCGAGCTCAGCCTCGATGACCTGAAAGCTTTTTGCTTCAGCTTCTTGAATACTGATCTGGAAACAGCTGTCGGGTGGGCCAAACCCATGATTCAGTTATTCCTCGCCGGTGTAGCTATCTACAGAGGTGATCCCTACACCGTTTTCCGAACGCTGCGGTCGGCTAAAGATGTCGCCATCCTCGTCTTTAGCTATGTGCTGCCGGAGATTTTATCATATTTCGGACCTCAGATCAAGGAAATGGCCACTTATTTCGGAAATCTGTTTTGTAATCAATTTAGGCATCGACTCCCCGAGATAATCGACGTGAAAACTTTCGACCGAATGGGAGACGACCTTCTCGCTCTGATCGGTAAAATTAATACATTCTTCCAAATTGCTGACCCGTTGGATGTCAAATTTAATGGTGTCCAGTTCTTCTTAACGTTTTCCATTTCCTCAATAAGAATTGCCTGGAAGGCTCTGCGAGAACATGCAGAATGCACGAAAAAGAGGCACTCTTTGACGCAACCTCAGTTAGTCCAACTTTGGTTTCAGTTCATGGACCTAATAAAGGTACGATCACCTCAACACCTAATTAACGGCACTAACTATTTTCTAATACAACTAGAAAAATGCTCACTAGCGTCAATTACAGTTCTCAAGCGATCAAGCGATTTGGGTACTACTTGTTATCCAAATCCGTTATCAAAGTGGGCAAATCTATTCACATTTGAGAACGACCCCGAGACTCAATTCAACGTCGATAAACCAGAATTCACCATGGAAGGAATAGCAGTTCATATATTCTATTCGCCCAACTTAGGCAATGAGTTAACCAAGGAATTGAAGCAAGATTATCGACACAAAGTAGAATGTATTTTACGCAAGAAAGTaaccaaagaaaattcaaaattcgacaaAAACGGCAACGGACGCAATGCTCTCCTGAACCTTTCTCCATGCCATGAAGTTAGAAACGTCGTTTTTAATAGAACTGTATTAAAAAATGGGAACGCTATGGTTTTTGTAACAACTCTGAAAAACGGTGCAGGAGACCGAAGCGCCTGGGAAAGAGAAATGGCAAGACGCCTGTATAGTTAG